Part of the Drosophila pseudoobscura strain MV-25-SWS-2005 chromosome 2, UCI_Dpse_MV25, whole genome shotgun sequence genome, ATAAGGCGAGTGATCTttgacagcgagagagagagaggagaagggGGTTTCGAAGGGGAGTAGTGACTGTTCGACAGGGGGTTTAGATCTTCGAGAATTGATTTCAACGAACAGTTCTTTGAGTTGTGTAATATAAATACATGGTTTTTAAAGAATCATTCCCTAAATCATGTTCTTATCACTTTATTCGCTCAAAGTGATTCCATCAAAGAGGAATTTCACAATGGTTCAAGCACACCGATTATAATGGAATAGAAATATCATACGGACTATGAAAATATTACTCTCCTAATGAATCATTGTTCATTCTGATTCAGGAATAGCTCTCTGGTGAATGGGTTTACCCCAAAATGGATTAACTTGTTTTTCCATCCCCTAGGGAATGCACATTATTAAACTAAATGAAAAACATTTGCTAAGATTAGACATTTACTTAAAAATAGTACCTTAAAAACATCAAGCAGCTGTTCTGCTTAGCCATTTACACCGTGAATCATTATCGTTACGATTATATCTGTTCACTGATTTGTCATCATGTTCTCTCCATTGTTGGCAGGCTACTTATAAGTGGCACTGTGGCTGCTGGCCCTGTCGTCGACTCAGACAAGTGGGCGACAGGACGCTGGCGGTGCTTTGGGATATACatttcatatatatatgtacatgtatttcCAGCATTGGACACCCCCTTAGACAAAGGTCGCTATGCAAAGCCAAGGTCGAGATTTACAGCCAGGTCATTGTGTTCTTGGCAGGCGGTAACGCCCACAGCAGCTGTGTGCCCTCCCATCCCCCCGCTCGGCCCACTGTCAACTAGCCTGAGTAAAAAATAGATACCAAAATACCAAGAAGACCCAAGAAGAACTctgaaatttttatttgcattttggaaTTTATTGCTCTGGCTGAgcgattttccattttctaaCTGGTTGTGCAGCTCTGGGGAAttgggggggttttttttttgttttgtttttggctacTGCCAAGGGCTTCGCTTCTACTGTTGCtcaaagcaattaaaatttgagaaaaacgaacgagaaaaacaacaaacccACCGCAAGCCCTGCCCACCTACCGCACAGCCACCACACGCATCTTCATCTTTCATCGAAGGTCTTGTGGCACGTTTAAAattcagcagcaacaaaatcacAAGGCAGCAAaaagacgaggacgaggacgtggacgtggacgtggagaAGAAGTGACAGCGCAACAATAACGAAAAGAAAGGATATGTGTAGTGACGAAGTTTTAAATACCCTTTCCGATCGTATGGCAGCATTCTTTCTCATGTCTTTCGGTTTTGATATaatttgaaatataattttcttatttttttgtttttcgtcgtttccaaataatttttaatagaAAAAGATCTTCGGACACATCCAATTCGTTTTTCTCAGGATGCTCTACCCTGCAAATAGCTGGCCGAAACACCCTCTACCAAAAGTttataacaaaacaaaaggcaatatGTGGCAGGTGTTGGGGTTATGGGCTTGTCAGTCACGGTCATGGCTGCACCCCATTAGCCCTCTTCCCAGAAGCAGCACAGGCCCGACAACACAATGGATGCGGGTGTCcggaacagagcagagcatcagtaacaggagcagcagcagctgtggcaGCGGAAGGAGGCGGAAATTCAATAAGAGCAACAAGaacagaaaatattttgcacCCACGCCAAattcacgcacacacagcaACAGTAACGGGAAAACACCCGCAAGGAAGAGCAGGACACGAGAAACAGAATGCAGACTCGTCGAAACGGGATTACTCTTCTTACAGCTTCGTATTAATCAAAGGGGTTACATGAGAGTGCGAGATCACATTTCGTGAAAAATCACATTACAAGGTGAACGAGGCTTCCCATACGCTTCCCTCTCGAAAAAATCCCTCATTTCCCTGCCCAGCGAATGCTCTCTGCGGCTAGGGTATCACAGTGTGGTATAACAACAAACATTTGTCGGCAAAAGATGGCGCGTGTGCCCGTATGTGGGTGTGCGAAGGCGTCTGCGGGGgcgattgtgtgtgtgtgtgtggaggagtGAAGGATAGCTTTGCGGTGCAATAATTTCAAGTGCGTAGTACATAATCCCCTCTTTCATTAGAGACTTTTCAGCGGCATCCCCCACATTTGTTATAAACAAAATTACAGTCGGTTGAGGGCGCAAGAGCGATAGTGGGCGGGGGATTTAGCACTGGCAGACGCTGCGGCGCAGCAACAATTTGCACGTAAAAAAACGTCAACTGTGgtgctcctctgctctgctctctgtgGCTGCATTACATAAGAAATTCTTGCAAAACTTGCATGGGATATGCAAATATTAGAAACTGTATTTACTTACCGTTTTAGCAACTATTTGCGATAATTGAAACTGTGTTTTTATCCGCCAATAACCAGACGATGGGGGCTGCAGTTCGTCTCTCGCCTTCTTGTGTGCCTCTTGCTGCGGCTGCTTTATGTTCAAATTGGTGCACAATGCCCACTAGCAGCGCTATTGTGGCTATTTATTTAGTAGTTAGTCTGTAGGAGCTGCCGCACTTAAGGTTTTTGCATTTCTTTATTCTGCGTCATTCGCGAAGACGCGACAGAATTTGATTTTTCCGCAACGCCACAAAACACATCCGCCTCGGTCGAACTTTGGAAAAATTGTGGGGCCTTTGGAACAGCTGTGGGGGCTACACAAAACACATTCGCGTATTCAATTAACTTGAGGTACTTGTTCTGGAAGTACATGGAGATGGTTTACAAGTCAAATTAATTGTTACATTCACACTTCAATTTTGTGtgttaataataattataattatatgcTTCAGATATATTTCATTCAgatgcaaacaaaacaaaaacaaaaacaaaacagcaaatGGATGGGGGCTCAAGTATGTAAAGTCGACATTTGCTACATATTTACTACATAAGGGAaggaaaaagagggtatggacatGAGGCAAAATGGGTCAGAAAAGCAACGCATGCAAGGTAAAATCCACCTCTTTGTCTAATATACCTTGACTTGTCTGTTTTttcctgttgtccataccctcttttaTAGCCCATTCGAAATGACGACTCATACTTTCGTTGCAGAAGTGAGCCTGACtctcagaaaaataccaaaatataccgtaaatatactgattaaaaaacgaaaagagacATATATTCGAATCTACTATATGGTGGGAAAAAAACCTCAATGGAACCACCATGAACTAAAAGTTAACGTTTCATTTGTTCACTGCAGTGAACGAACTTAGTTCACCACTTGAACCAGAAagaatttaaatgtttttacGAGGTAACTACACCGTAACTACACATTAGCTACATACTAACTACAGTTGTATGTAATTATCGACAGAGACACCTGACGAGCAAATGAGGAAAACCATTAGGGTTGCTTTGCGACGTTTCGCAGCACttattaaacaattttcaagaAAAAAGTGAACAAATCCAAATATTGCCGCTTTTCTATTAAAATACCAGCAAAAAGCTGCTGCTCAGTGAAAATATAACCAATATGGCCAACGTAGAGTCAATGATTGTGGAGGAAAAGACGCAGGTCAAGCAGATTGATCGCGAGAAGGTTTGTTTTTCTCCCCCACTGGCGGCCGGCTGTGGCAAATTGTGTTATTTTTTCTCTCCAACTAATTTCCTATTAAATCTTCCATGGCAGACTTGTCCGCTGTTGTTGCGCGTGTTTTGCTCCACGGGTCGCCATCACTCCGTGTCGGAGTACATGTTTGGGAATGTTCCAACCAACGAGCTGCAGATCTACACATGGCAGGACGCCACCCTCCACGAACTGACGTCCTTGGTGCGGGATGTGAACCCGGACACGCGTAAGAAGGGCACATACTTTGACTTTGCTGTGGTGTATCCCAACTATCGCAACAATCACTTCCAAATGCGCGAGATCGGAGTCACGTGCACGGGCCAAAAGGGCATCGACGACAACAAGACGCTCGCACAGGCAAAGTTCAGCATTGGCGACTTCCTGGATATTTCCATCACGCCGCCCAACCGCCTGCCGCCCCCAGCACGCCGCCAGCGACCCTATTGATGGGGAATACATGCGAATGGATCCTATAATCGAGTATATATACACGCtaaacatttaattttcactttcacttgaCACTCAATGAAATATGGACATAATTATACGATGGATACAAATAAGACAAAGACTTAAGAGCTGCTTGACTTAAGGTGCTACGCTAATGTGAGGAGGGATGCAGCGAGCGGCCTAGTTTCTGTAGATGCTACTGGGACGCTTGGACTTCTTTTTGCCCAGCTGCGTCATGTCGATCTCCAGGCCATTGGGCAGAACGGCGCGGTTCTCCTCGTAGTTGATGAAGCCGTTCTCCTGCAGCTCCTCATCGTTGTCGCGGGCGTTCGGATCGCACCGGATCCCCGTCTCGTAGTTGTATTCACGTTTGTTGCCATCAGGATCGATGTAGCCATACGTGCCCCTAAAACAAAGAAGGGAATTATGGATTGAAGGGCATTCCCGCTTGCAAGCTCAGTGCCACTCACTTTGTGATGCAGTCGGTGCCGATGAGCTCCTCCTTGAAGGATCCATCGTCGTTCTCGTAGCCCCAGGTGATGCTGCCGTCCTCGTTCTCGTCGCGCCACTTGCGAAGGGTCTGTGCCACTGGCCGCCTGgaacgctgctgctgctgatg contains:
- the Bin1 gene encoding histone deacetylase complex subunit SAP18; protein product: MANVESMIVEEKTQVKQIDREKTCPLLLRVFCSTGRHHSVSEYMFGNVPTNELQIYTWQDATLHELTSLVRDVNPDTRKKGTYFDFAVVYPNYRNNHFQMREIGVTCTGQKGIDDNKTLAQAKFSIGDFLDISITPPNRLPPPARRQRPY